One Microvirga mediterraneensis genomic window carries:
- a CDS encoding YihY/virulence factor BrkB family protein: MTPPPQGRPNGQGPSMLSTVGAAVLGWALIRLVIGGSPGNRATAKPLARQAERTSEGQAAGFGGKAHAPREAADEKGRGREANTPTQIPSLGWKDILWRTYEEFSQDRIMSVAAGVTYYALLAIFPAIAALVSIYGLFADPVTIQDHLNALSGVLPGGAMEIIGEQVKRIASAGGGKLGLSFIIGLVISLWSANAGMKAVFDALNIVYDEEEKRSFLWLNAQSLTFTLAAIAFVLVALAGIVVLPVVLDFVGLGAAVEWLLSLARWPILLAVVVAGLAVLYRYGPSRDKAEWKWVTPGGIVAAVLWLAGSMLFSWYVSNFGSYNETYGSLGAAIGFMTWIWLSSVIVLLGAEINAEMEHQTAQDTTEGPPQPLGTRGAQMADNIGPAKA; this comes from the coding sequence GAGCCGCCGTTCTGGGCTGGGCGCTGATCAGGCTTGTCATCGGCGGATCGCCCGGAAACCGAGCGACAGCCAAGCCCCTAGCGCGGCAGGCTGAGCGCACGTCCGAAGGACAGGCAGCCGGGTTCGGGGGCAAGGCCCATGCTCCTAGGGAGGCTGCGGACGAGAAGGGGCGCGGTCGCGAGGCCAACACCCCGACCCAGATCCCGAGCCTCGGCTGGAAGGACATCCTGTGGCGGACCTACGAGGAGTTCAGCCAAGACAGGATCATGTCGGTCGCTGCTGGCGTGACCTACTACGCCCTGCTGGCCATTTTCCCCGCCATTGCCGCGCTGGTGTCGATCTACGGCCTGTTTGCTGACCCAGTGACCATCCAGGACCATCTCAATGCCCTCTCGGGCGTGCTGCCGGGCGGCGCCATGGAGATCATCGGCGAGCAGGTGAAGCGCATCGCCTCGGCGGGCGGAGGCAAGCTGGGGCTCAGCTTCATCATCGGCCTCGTAATCTCACTCTGGAGTGCCAATGCCGGCATGAAGGCGGTCTTCGACGCCCTCAACATCGTCTACGACGAGGAGGAGAAACGCAGCTTCCTGTGGTTGAATGCCCAGTCCCTCACGTTCACGCTCGCCGCCATCGCGTTCGTGCTTGTCGCACTGGCCGGCATTGTCGTGCTGCCGGTCGTGCTCGACTTCGTCGGCTTGGGCGCGGCCGTTGAGTGGCTTCTCTCCCTGGCCCGCTGGCCAATCCTCCTGGCCGTGGTGGTTGCGGGATTGGCGGTGCTCTACCGCTATGGGCCAAGCCGCGACAAGGCCGAGTGGAAATGGGTGACGCCCGGCGGCATCGTGGCGGCGGTGCTATGGCTTGCCGGCTCGATGCTGTTCTCGTGGTATGTCTCGAACTTCGGCAGCTACAACGAGACCTACGGCTCGCTCGGCGCCGCCATCGGCTTCATGACCTGGATCTGGCTGTCGAGCGTCATCGTGCTGCTGGGCGCCGAGATCAACGCCGAGATGGAGCACCAGACGGCGCAGGACACGACGGAGGGTCCGCCCCAGCCGCTGGGCACCCGCGGAGCCCAGATGGCCGACAACATCGGACCC